One segment of Streptomyces sp. TG1A-8 DNA contains the following:
- a CDS encoding FAD/NAD(P)-binding protein: MNLFDLPTGNPVVSFPRKKFASPLRGRTQNPLEPARTLDSKRSGGPVQHLGEKAERSHVVEDSHRIVIVGSGPRGVGVLERLAARLAEGAPRRMDIFLVDAVEVGCGRIWRSDQPAWFLMNTVCGEVTMFSGPPDGGPARPGAGPSLAQWWELHDPDCAGPNAYAPRALHGQYMRYVVDTVEAHLPPWAVLHRVTATVEDLVPSSVGYSLRLSDGTWFRADRVVLTTGHPTPALTGVHRELAEFAAARPHLRYIRGDSPADMPLDEIPATATVGIVGIGLSFYDIMYALTVGRGGTFAEDPDGDVRYKPSGDEPRMLVGSRSGMPLPARGRNQKTAAYKAGSTLFTPDIVRAHAAGAPLDFDRDVLPWLLAEIHLTYFTAVLRAEAPERVEDFRTEVVARSRRGVPDVLALAERHGVRDTSTAPDLWRLSRPFKGRPFTGVADFDRALVEEMRLDLEHAERGNMDDALKTSLDVLRDTRWVIRELMDFAGFHPQAHRGFLTDFAPRHSFLAAGPPRIRVRYALSLIQAGLLRVVGPETRFAADAGADSFTISSDAVPGSEVPVDILIDARIPNPDVRLDPSPLTVNLLRRGIWTEFVNGEGESAFRTGGVAVTRTPFHPLTAEGQPDTGLIVLGLPTEHTRWFTLVGSGRPGPWNEFIRDADAVAAAALNAVPAAVPAVTVPTTPVVEETVPALEPEGAPV, from the coding sequence GTGAATTTGTTTGATTTGCCGACCGGGAACCCGGTAGTCTCCTTTCCGCGAAAGAAATTCGCATCCCCCCTTCGAGGGCGCACCCAGAATCCCTTGGAGCCTGCGCGGACCCTTGATTCCAAAAGATCCGGAGGGCCCGTGCAGCATCTCGGAGAAAAAGCCGAAAGGTCTCATGTGGTGGAAGACTCGCATCGCATCGTCATAGTCGGCAGTGGCCCGCGGGGAGTGGGGGTACTGGAGCGGCTGGCCGCACGGCTGGCCGAAGGCGCGCCTCGCAGGATGGACATCTTTCTGGTGGACGCCGTGGAGGTCGGCTGCGGCCGGATCTGGCGTTCCGACCAGCCCGCCTGGTTCCTGATGAACACCGTTTGCGGCGAGGTCACCATGTTCTCCGGGCCGCCCGACGGCGGCCCCGCCCGCCCCGGCGCCGGCCCGTCGCTGGCCCAGTGGTGGGAGTTGCACGACCCCGACTGCGCCGGGCCCAACGCCTACGCCCCCCGGGCCCTGCACGGGCAGTACATGCGCTACGTGGTGGACACCGTCGAGGCGCACCTGCCGCCCTGGGCCGTGCTGCACCGCGTCACCGCCACTGTCGAGGACCTCGTCCCAAGCTCCGTCGGGTACAGCCTGCGGTTGTCCGACGGCACCTGGTTCCGGGCCGACCGGGTCGTGCTGACCACGGGACACCCGACGCCCGCCCTCACCGGCGTGCACCGCGAACTCGCCGAATTCGCCGCCGCCCGCCCGCACCTGCGCTACATACGCGGCGACTCCCCGGCCGACATGCCGCTGGACGAGATCCCCGCGACGGCGACCGTGGGGATCGTCGGCATCGGCCTGTCCTTCTACGACATCATGTACGCGCTCACCGTCGGGCGTGGCGGCACGTTCGCCGAGGACCCGGACGGGGACGTCCGCTACAAGCCGAGCGGCGACGAGCCCCGGATGCTCGTGGGTTCCCGCAGCGGGATGCCGCTGCCCGCCCGCGGACGCAACCAGAAGACGGCCGCCTACAAGGCCGGCAGCACCCTGTTCACACCGGACATCGTCCGGGCACACGCGGCCGGTGCGCCCCTGGACTTCGACCGGGACGTGCTGCCATGGCTGCTGGCCGAGATCCACCTGACGTACTTCACGGCGGTGCTGCGCGCCGAGGCCCCGGAGCGGGTGGAGGACTTCCGCACCGAGGTCGTCGCCCGGTCACGGCGGGGGGTGCCGGACGTGCTCGCCCTGGCCGAACGGCACGGTGTGCGGGACACCTCGACGGCGCCGGACCTGTGGCGGCTGAGCCGTCCCTTCAAGGGGCGGCCGTTCACCGGGGTGGCCGACTTCGACCGGGCGCTGGTCGAGGAAATGCGGCTCGACCTCGAACACGCCGAACGCGGCAACATGGACGACGCCCTGAAGACCTCCTTGGACGTGCTGCGCGACACCCGCTGGGTCATCCGCGAGCTGATGGACTTTGCCGGGTTCCACCCGCAGGCCCACCGCGGCTTCCTCACAGACTTCGCGCCGCGCCACTCCTTCCTCGCGGCCGGACCACCGCGGATCCGGGTGCGCTACGCGCTGTCCCTCATCCAGGCCGGGCTGTTGCGCGTCGTCGGGCCCGAGACCCGCTTCGCCGCGGACGCCGGGGCGGACTCCTTCACGATCTCCTCCGACGCCGTCCCGGGTTCGGAGGTTCCCGTGGACATCCTGATCGATGCCCGCATCCCCAACCCGGACGTACGGCTCGACCCCTCGCCGCTGACCGTCAACCTGCTGCGGCGCGGCATCTGGACGGAGTTCGTCAACGGTGAGGGGGAGTCGGCCTTCCGCACCGGCGGCGTGGCCGTCACCCGCACCCCGTTCCACCCGTTGACCGCCGAGGGCCAGCCCGACACTGGACTGATCGTGCTGGGCCTGCCCACCGAGCACACCCGCTGGTTCACCCTGGTCGGCAGTGGGCGCCCCGGACCGTGGAACGAGTTCATCCGCGACGCCGACGCCGTTGCCGCCGCGGCCCTCAACGCGGTACCAGCAGCCGTCCCTGCCGTCACGGTACCCACGACCCCGGTCGTGGAAGAAACCGTTCCCGCCCTGGAACCGGAAGGAGCCCCGGTATGA
- a CDS encoding cysteine hydrolase family protein, whose amino-acid sequence MGRPALILMDLINDVVHPDGSYAKEGYAEQVASRGVLERAATAADLAREQDIPVIHVTVGFSPGYPDWPADSPVFAPCRYEKRLQLGTWGTEQHERVRPRSDEVLLAKHRLSPFHGTALDLLLRSQGVDRLLLGGVSTDLVVMSAARDAHDRDYRVEVLEDATAAANPELHRAAVTLLGRTATVTSVAQALSR is encoded by the coding sequence GTGGGACGTCCGGCACTCATTCTCATGGATCTCATCAACGACGTGGTCCACCCCGACGGCAGCTACGCCAAGGAGGGCTACGCGGAGCAAGTGGCCTCCCGCGGCGTCCTGGAGCGGGCCGCCACAGCGGCGGACCTCGCCCGCGAGCAGGACATCCCGGTCATCCACGTGACCGTCGGCTTCTCCCCCGGCTACCCCGACTGGCCCGCCGACTCCCCGGTGTTCGCTCCGTGCCGCTATGAGAAACGGCTCCAGCTCGGCACCTGGGGCACCGAACAGCACGAACGGGTACGGCCGCGCTCCGACGAGGTGCTGCTCGCCAAGCACCGGCTGAGCCCCTTCCACGGCACCGCGCTGGACCTGCTCCTGCGCTCCCAGGGTGTGGACCGGCTGCTGCTGGGCGGGGTGTCCACGGACCTCGTGGTGATGTCGGCGGCGCGTGATGCGCACGACCGCGACTACCGTGTGGAGGTTCTGGAGGATGCCACTGCCGCCGCCAACCCCGAGCTGCACCGGGCCGCAGTCACCCTCCTGGGCCGTACCGCCACCGTGACCAGCGTCGCCCAAGCCCTGTCCCGCTGA
- the leuC gene encoding 3-isopropylmalate dehydratase large subunit yields the protein MGSTLAEKVWNAHVVHPGDSGEDLLYIDLHLLHEVNTPQAFDGLRTAGRRVRRPDLTLGTEDHNVPTIAVDKPIQDPVARRQSELMRKNCAEFGIPLLRVGDPQQGIVHVIGPELGLTRPGMTIVCCDSHTTTQGAFGALAFGIGTSQVEHVLATQTLAMKRPRDMAVTVGGPLRPGVTAKDLVLALIARIGTAGGQGHIVEYRGTAIDALSMEGRMTLCNMTVEAGSRAGMIAPDATTLEYLAGRPGMPRGAAWNAEAEHWTQLRSDPDAVFDKEVVLDGGAVSPYVSWGTNPAQSVPLDGLVPDPGDFATESERAAARHALDYMALTPGTAMRDVPVDSVFVGSCTNGRIEDLRAVAEVLRGRKVAEGVHLMIVPGSASVRRQAVAEGLADVFDRAGADFRAGAGCSMCAALNEDRLRPGERAASTNNRNFEGRQGRGSRTHIVSPAVAAATAVSGRLAAPDDL from the coding sequence ATGGGCTCGACCCTGGCCGAGAAGGTCTGGAACGCGCACGTCGTCCACCCCGGTGACAGTGGCGAGGACCTGCTCTACATCGACCTGCACCTGCTGCACGAAGTCAACACCCCGCAGGCCTTCGACGGCCTGCGGACCGCTGGGCGGCGGGTGCGGCGCCCGGACCTCACACTGGGGACCGAGGATCACAACGTCCCCACCATTGCCGTCGACAAGCCCATCCAGGACCCGGTGGCCCGCCGCCAGTCGGAGCTAATGCGCAAGAACTGCGCCGAGTTCGGCATCCCGTTGTTGCGCGTCGGCGACCCCCAGCAGGGCATCGTCCACGTCATCGGTCCGGAACTGGGCCTGACCCGGCCCGGCATGACGATCGTGTGCTGCGACTCGCACACCACGACGCAGGGGGCCTTCGGCGCCCTCGCCTTTGGCATCGGCACCAGCCAGGTCGAGCACGTGCTGGCCACCCAGACGCTGGCGATGAAGCGTCCCCGCGACATGGCCGTGACCGTCGGCGGCCCCCTGCGCCCGGGTGTGACGGCGAAGGACCTGGTCCTCGCCCTCATCGCCCGGATCGGCACCGCGGGCGGCCAGGGCCATATCGTGGAGTACCGCGGCACCGCCATTGACGCTCTGTCGATGGAGGGACGGATGACCCTGTGCAACATGACGGTGGAGGCGGGCTCGCGGGCCGGGATGATCGCACCCGACGCCACGACGCTGGAGTACCTGGCCGGCCGTCCGGGCATGCCGCGGGGCGCCGCCTGGAACGCGGAGGCTGAACACTGGACGCAGCTGCGCAGCGATCCGGACGCGGTGTTCGACAAGGAGGTCGTCCTGGACGGCGGCGCCGTGTCTCCGTACGTGTCCTGGGGCACCAATCCCGCCCAGAGCGTGCCGCTCGACGGCCTGGTCCCGGATCCGGGCGACTTCGCCACCGAGTCGGAGCGTGCGGCGGCCCGCCACGCGCTGGACTACATGGCGCTGACGCCGGGCACCGCGATGCGGGACGTGCCGGTGGATTCCGTGTTCGTCGGTTCCTGCACCAACGGCCGGATCGAGGACCTGCGTGCCGTGGCGGAGGTCCTCCGGGGCCGCAAGGTGGCCGAAGGCGTCCACCTGATGATCGTCCCGGGATCGGCGAGCGTGCGCCGCCAGGCCGTCGCGGAGGGACTGGCCGACGTATTCGACCGGGCTGGCGCGGACTTCCGGGCCGGCGCCGGCTGTTCGATGTGCGCAGCCCTCAACGAGGACCGGCTGCGCCCCGGGGAGCGGGCCGCCTCCACGAACAACCGCAATTTCGAGGGGCGGCAGGGCCGGGGGTCGCGCACCCACATCGTCTCCCCGGCAGTCGCCGCTGCCACCGCCGTGTCCGGGCGGCTGGCCGCCCCCGACGACCTGTAA
- the leuD gene encoding 3-isopropylmalate dehydratase small subunit translates to MEKFTVHHGTAMPLRRSDVDTDQIIPVRFLNHSERTGHADALFADWRTDPGFVLNQPQYQGASVLIAGNDFGTGSSREYAVWALLNYGFRAVVAPRFGDIFHGNALMNGLLPVTLAEETVERLWDLVTAEPARRVTVDLTESSLRCGEVCASFRIEEGARRRLLSGLDLIADTLRHEDSIASYESTRRSAMPVTTSL, encoded by the coding sequence TTGGAGAAGTTCACCGTCCACCACGGCACGGCAATGCCGCTGCGGCGCAGCGACGTCGACACCGACCAGATCATCCCGGTGCGGTTCCTCAACCACTCCGAGCGCACCGGGCACGCCGACGCGCTGTTCGCCGACTGGCGCACGGATCCCGGCTTCGTGCTCAACCAGCCCCAATACCAGGGTGCCAGCGTGCTGATCGCCGGCAACGACTTCGGCACCGGCTCCTCGCGCGAGTACGCGGTGTGGGCACTGCTGAACTACGGTTTCCGCGCCGTGGTCGCGCCCCGCTTCGGCGATATCTTTCACGGCAACGCGCTGATGAACGGCCTGCTACCGGTCACGTTGGCCGAGGAGACCGTCGAACGGCTGTGGGACCTGGTCACCGCCGAGCCGGCCCGCCGGGTCACCGTCGACCTGACAGAATCCAGCCTGCGCTGCGGGGAGGTCTGCGCCTCCTTCCGCATCGAGGAAGGAGCCCGCCGGCGGCTGCTGTCGGGCCTCGACCTCATCGCCGACACCCTTCGGCACGAGGACTCGATCGCCTCCTACGAGAGCACGCGCCGGTCGGCCATGCCCGTCACGACATCGCTCTGA
- a CDS encoding LysR family transcriptional regulator gives MKLSQCSAFVAVAETESFTRAGLRLGISQSAVSHAVAALEKELGVTLMRRERGGVTLTAEGRRVLQHAQAVVHHAELVILRARAARADDGPLRVATVPTFASQLLPRLMVQLAATGREPAITVREADDKQIGRWLRAGGVDVGITYSAPPGVVTAPLVRETLYALVARDHPLAGARALPYEQVAALPLIIPSWDPEAAVLRTLREADGELAVPHHIRDLNTVLSMVGEGLGATILPDTVLPAVLPGLRVLQLAPRRSRQLFLSVRAAEDDDRVRAFAAAAREIAGRRINDLRALVGPQSDVVTGMADRRVLS, from the coding sequence GTGAAACTGTCGCAGTGTTCCGCATTCGTCGCAGTGGCCGAGACGGAAAGCTTCACCCGGGCCGGACTGCGGCTCGGCATCAGTCAGTCGGCGGTGAGCCACGCGGTGGCGGCGCTGGAGAAGGAGCTCGGGGTGACGCTGATGCGCCGCGAGCGCGGCGGCGTCACCCTCACCGCGGAGGGCAGGCGGGTGCTCCAGCATGCCCAGGCCGTGGTGCACCACGCCGAACTGGTGATCCTGCGGGCGCGTGCCGCCCGGGCCGACGACGGCCCGCTGCGGGTGGCGACGGTACCCACCTTCGCCTCGCAGCTGCTGCCGCGGCTGATGGTCCAGCTGGCCGCCACCGGCCGGGAGCCGGCCATCACCGTCCGGGAGGCCGACGACAAGCAGATAGGCCGCTGGTTGAGAGCTGGCGGCGTGGACGTGGGCATCACCTACTCCGCGCCACCCGGAGTGGTCACGGCACCCCTGGTGCGCGAGACCTTGTACGCCCTGGTCGCCCGGGACCACCCGCTCGCCGGTGCCCGTGCCCTGCCGTACGAGCAGGTCGCGGCCCTGCCGCTGATCATCCCCTCCTGGGACCCGGAAGCAGCGGTGCTGCGCACCCTGCGGGAGGCGGACGGGGAGCTGGCGGTCCCGCACCACATACGGGACCTGAACACGGTGCTGTCTATGGTCGGCGAGGGACTGGGAGCGACGATTCTGCCGGACACCGTGCTGCCGGCGGTGCTGCCCGGCCTGCGGGTCCTGCAGTTGGCGCCGCGCCGCTCACGTCAGCTGTTCCTCAGTGTCCGGGCCGCCGAGGACGACGACCGGGTCCGGGCGTTCGCCGCCGCCGCCCGGGAGATCGCCGGGCGGCGGATCAACGACCTGCGCGCTCTGGTGGGCCCTCAGAGCGATGTCGTGACGGGCATGGCCGACCGGCGCGTGCTCTCGTAG
- a CDS encoding TauD/TfdA family dioxygenase, producing MRPIHALDSSEHDELYDLLASVGKHPYEDYAAFSRAITDLIDQGRVPAFFTEVCVRVKDERRSGVSQAHVLRNVPIDAEVPVLDHDDPVSDKHRKKKTFVGEALLELFNQLVGTPLLTYARNRGDFFTDVVAYNRFDGMFTGYSDSELYFHNDRTAHPVRADYISLLGMRCPDDVIYTGYVDGTALLEHLDEQIQETLRRPYFVTSFDVFSREFNATLTESEKHAILYNDHSFRYMDTATTVATDAPIEARDAIIAVKDALAKADKQRHRILTGDLFVLANQDGMHSREKIEIHDPVKAKSRWLLKTYAFRDDATADSHADAWVDSVRGRVAD from the coding sequence ATGCGACCCATCCACGCGCTGGACTCGTCGGAACACGACGAGCTGTACGACCTCCTCGCCTCCGTCGGAAAACACCCCTACGAGGATTACGCGGCCTTCTCCCGGGCGATCACCGATCTGATCGACCAGGGCCGGGTCCCCGCCTTCTTCACCGAGGTGTGCGTCCGCGTCAAGGACGAGCGTCGCTCCGGCGTCTCCCAGGCGCACGTGCTGCGCAACGTACCCATCGACGCCGAGGTGCCGGTCCTCGACCACGACGATCCGGTCAGCGACAAGCACAGGAAGAAGAAGACCTTCGTCGGCGAGGCACTGCTCGAGCTGTTCAACCAGCTCGTAGGGACGCCCCTGCTGACCTACGCCCGCAACCGGGGCGACTTCTTCACCGACGTCGTCGCCTACAACCGCTTCGACGGGATGTTCACCGGATACAGCGACAGCGAGCTGTACTTCCACAACGACCGCACCGCGCACCCGGTCCGCGCCGATTACATCTCCCTGCTCGGCATGCGCTGCCCCGATGACGTCATCTACACCGGGTACGTCGACGGCACGGCCTTGCTCGAACACCTCGACGAGCAGATACAGGAGACGCTGCGCCGGCCGTACTTCGTCACGTCCTTCGACGTCTTCTCCCGTGAGTTCAACGCGACCCTGACTGAGTCCGAGAAGCACGCGATCCTCTACAACGACCACAGCTTCCGGTACATGGACACCGCGACCACCGTCGCCACCGACGCCCCGATCGAGGCCCGGGACGCGATCATCGCGGTCAAGGACGCGCTGGCGAAGGCCGACAAGCAGCGCCACCGCATCCTCACCGGCGACCTGTTCGTCCTGGCCAACCAGGACGGCATGCACAGCCGGGAGAAGATCGAGATTCACGACCCGGTGAAGGCCAAGTCCCGCTGGCTGCTCAAGACCTACGCCTTCCGGGACGACGCCACCGCCGACAGCCACGCCGACGCCTGGGTCGACAGCGTGCGGGGCCGCGTGGCCGACTGA
- a CDS encoding pyridoxal phosphate-dependent aminotransferase, with the protein MPVSRVASRFAGIEESPTYAILDLAAELRARGESILDLNGGEPDFDTPGHITAGGTQALGGGFTHYTPSRGLPALLEAIGDKLLKDNGLSVDPARQVIVTPSAKHALFLSVMTLLGPGDELLIPTPSWVSYPAMARLAGAEPVFAPLSTDNGFRLTRENLEERLTPRTRALLINNPNNPTGNVLTATEAEAVAEVARAHDLFVITDEIYEKVRFRGEHLSIAALPGMADRTLTVNGFSKGYAMTGWRLGYVAAPEDVSAQMLKVQQHTVGCAGSFVQRGGISALTGPQEPVEEMRAAYEARRDLLVEGLSGIPGFVCPSPDAALYAFCDIGGTRFADPAAFTTWLLREAKVAVTPGFAFGPGGERHVRLAFATDPKTLGEAVDRIKTAMERL; encoded by the coding sequence GTGCCCGTCTCTCGCGTGGCCTCCCGCTTCGCAGGGATCGAAGAATCACCCACCTACGCGATCCTCGACCTGGCCGCAGAATTGCGTGCCCGGGGCGAGTCGATCCTCGACCTCAACGGCGGCGAACCCGACTTCGACACACCCGGTCACATCACCGCCGGGGGCACGCAGGCGCTGGGCGGCGGCTTCACCCACTACACGCCCAGCCGCGGCCTGCCCGCGCTGCTGGAGGCCATCGGAGACAAGCTGTTGAAGGACAACGGCCTGTCCGTGGACCCGGCCCGCCAGGTCATCGTCACCCCCTCCGCCAAGCACGCGCTGTTTCTCTCGGTCATGACGCTGCTCGGACCGGGTGACGAGCTGCTGATCCCCACACCCAGCTGGGTGAGCTACCCGGCCATGGCCCGTCTCGCCGGGGCCGAACCCGTCTTCGCCCCGCTGAGCACGGACAACGGCTTCCGCCTCACCCGGGAAAACCTGGAGGAGCGCCTCACCCCGCGGACCCGTGCCCTGCTGATCAACAACCCGAACAACCCGACCGGCAACGTCCTCACCGCCACCGAGGCGGAGGCGGTCGCGGAGGTGGCCCGGGCCCACGACCTGTTCGTCATCACCGACGAAATCTACGAAAAGGTCCGCTTCCGAGGCGAGCACCTCAGCATCGCGGCGCTGCCCGGCATGGCCGACCGCACCCTCACGGTCAACGGCTTCTCCAAGGGCTACGCCATGACGGGCTGGCGCCTGGGCTACGTGGCGGCGCCCGAGGACGTCTCGGCGCAGATGCTGAAGGTGCAGCAGCACACGGTGGGCTGCGCCGGCTCCTTCGTGCAGCGGGGCGGGATCAGCGCCCTGACCGGCCCGCAGGAACCCGTCGAGGAGATGCGCGCGGCGTACGAGGCCCGCCGCGACCTGTTGGTGGAGGGCCTGTCCGGCATCCCCGGTTTCGTCTGCCCGAGCCCGGACGCCGCCCTGTACGCCTTCTGCGACATCGGCGGCACCCGGTTCGCCGACCCCGCGGCCTTCACCACCTGGCTGCTGCGCGAAGCGAAGGTGGCCGTCACCCCGGGCTTCGCCTTCGGCCCCGGCGGTGAGCGGCACGTCCGGCTGGCATTCGCCACGGACCCGAAGACTCTCGGGGAAGCGGTGGACCGCATCAAGACCGCCATGGAGCGGCTGTGA
- the leuA gene encoding 2-isopropylmalate synthase, whose amino-acid sequence MPVHRYRPYESVDLPDRTWPSNRLTAAPRWLSTDLRDGNQALIDPMPPKRKRIMFDLLVRMGYKEIEIGFPASGQTDFDFVRSLVEEDAIPDDVTISVLTQAREELIERTVESLVGADRATVHLYNATAPLFRRVVFRNDEEATRRIAVDGTQLVMRYADKLLGGDTVFGFQYSPEIFTDTEPEFALEVCEAVMDVWQPEEGREIILNLPATVERSTPSTYADRFEWMSRHLSRRVHVCLSAHPHNDRGTAVAAAELAVMAGADRIEGCLFGQGERTGNVDLVTLGLNLFSQGVDPLIDFSAIDDVRRTAEHCTQMKVPARHPYAGDLVYTSFSGSHQDAINKGFAALEEKAAALGQLVTDVVWEVPYLPIDPKDVGRSYEAVIRVNSQSGKGGVAYVLKTNHRLDLPRRLQIEFSRIIQDYTDTRGGEVTPERIWSLFRDTYLAQDDTPWGRISVRDHHIDTTADGTCHLTLDVEAAGEPASLMGAGIDLSEALSTALTPLRQVSVLETVSQPLDTIGEQTVCYAECLVEGEVHWGVGTGADLTRALTDAVVSAANRRAGCPGRPSACDRPGELQPQG is encoded by the coding sequence ATGCCCGTGCACCGGTACCGTCCCTACGAGTCCGTGGACCTGCCGGACCGCACCTGGCCGTCGAACCGCCTCACCGCGGCCCCGCGCTGGTTGTCGACCGACCTGCGCGACGGTAACCAGGCGCTGATCGACCCCATGCCGCCCAAGCGCAAGCGGATCATGTTCGACCTGCTCGTCCGGATGGGCTATAAGGAGATCGAGATCGGTTTCCCGGCCTCGGGCCAGACCGACTTCGACTTCGTGCGTTCGCTCGTCGAAGAGGACGCGATCCCGGACGACGTGACGATCTCGGTGCTGACCCAGGCGCGCGAGGAACTGATCGAGCGGACCGTGGAGAGCCTGGTGGGCGCGGACCGGGCCACCGTGCACCTGTACAACGCCACCGCCCCGCTCTTCCGCCGCGTCGTCTTCCGCAACGACGAGGAGGCGACCCGGCGGATCGCGGTCGACGGCACCCAGCTGGTGATGCGGTATGCCGACAAACTGCTGGGCGGCGACACGGTGTTCGGGTTCCAGTACAGCCCGGAGATCTTCACCGACACCGAGCCGGAGTTCGCCCTGGAGGTCTGCGAGGCGGTGATGGACGTCTGGCAGCCCGAGGAGGGCCGGGAGATCATCCTGAACCTGCCGGCCACCGTCGAGCGCTCCACCCCGTCGACGTACGCGGACCGCTTCGAGTGGATGTCCCGTCACCTCTCGCGCCGCGTCCACGTCTGCCTGTCCGCCCATCCGCACAACGACCGGGGCACCGCCGTCGCGGCGGCCGAACTCGCCGTGATGGCGGGTGCGGACCGGATCGAGGGCTGCCTCTTCGGGCAGGGCGAACGCACCGGCAACGTCGATCTCGTCACCCTGGGCCTGAACCTGTTCAGCCAGGGCGTGGATCCGCTGATCGACTTCTCGGCGATCGATGACGTCCGGCGCACGGCCGAACACTGCACGCAGATGAAGGTGCCCGCCCGGCACCCCTATGCCGGGGACCTGGTGTACACCTCATTCTCCGGGTCGCACCAGGACGCGATCAATAAGGGCTTCGCAGCGCTGGAGGAGAAGGCCGCCGCACTGGGCCAGCTGGTGACGGACGTCGTCTGGGAGGTGCCCTACCTGCCGATCGACCCCAAGGACGTCGGCCGCTCGTACGAGGCGGTGATCCGCGTCAACTCCCAGTCCGGCAAGGGGGGTGTGGCTTATGTGCTGAAGACCAACCACCGCCTCGACCTGCCCCGCCGACTGCAGATCGAGTTCTCCCGGATCATCCAGGACTACACGGACACGCGCGGTGGCGAGGTCACCCCGGAGCGCATCTGGTCCCTGTTCCGCGACACCTACCTCGCCCAGGACGACACTCCATGGGGCCGAATCTCGGTGCGGGACCACCACATCGACACCACGGCAGATGGCACCTGCCACCTCACCCTCGACGTGGAGGCCGCCGGGGAGCCGGCGAGCCTCATGGGCGCGGGCATCGACCTCTCGGAGGCCCTGAGCACGGCCCTGACGCCGCTGCGGCAGGTGTCCGTGCTGGAAACAGTGAGCCAGCCTCTCGACACGATCGGCGAGCAGACGGTCTGCTACGCCGAATGCCTGGTGGAGGGCGAGGTGCACTGGGGCGTCGGCACCGGGGCCGACCTCACCAGGGCCCTGACCGACGCGGTGGTGTCGGCGGCGAACCGGCGCGCCGGGTGTCCGGGCCGGCCGTCGGCGTGCGACCGGCCCGGGGAGCTCCAGCCGCAGGGCTGA